Proteins encoded in a region of the Halioglobus maricola genome:
- the greA gene encoding transcription elongation factor GreA → MNNVPMTVAGEAALRAELEHLKKVERPRISDAIADAREHGDLKENAEYHAAREQQSFAEGRIMEIEGKLAGAQVIDVTQIAKTGKVIFGTTVSLLNVETDDEVTYKIVGEDEADVKNNLISIGSPIARALIGKEEGDVVVVRAPGGEIEYEIDDVQHI, encoded by the coding sequence ATGAATAATGTACCGATGACTGTGGCAGGGGAAGCGGCCCTGCGCGCCGAGCTGGAGCACCTCAAGAAGGTGGAGCGGCCACGTATCTCCGACGCGATTGCCGATGCCCGCGAGCATGGCGACCTGAAGGAGAATGCCGAGTATCACGCGGCTCGCGAACAGCAGAGCTTTGCCGAGGGTCGTATCATGGAAATTGAGGGCAAGCTGGCCGGCGCCCAGGTTATCGATGTGACTCAGATTGCCAAGACTGGCAAGGTTATTTTTGGTACGACAGTAAGCCTTCTCAACGTCGAAACTGACGATGAAGTGACGTACAAAATCGTTGGCGAAGACGAGGCGGATGTAAAGAACAACCTGATTTCCATCGGCTCACCAATCGCCCGTGCGCTGATCGGCAAGGAAGAAGGTGATGTCGTGGTTGTGCGTGCTCCCGGCGGCGAAATCGAGTACGAAATAGACGACGTTCAGCACATTTGA
- the ggt gene encoding gamma-glutamyltransferase, producing MMLLRTCLVFTIFVAATGVRAGTGAVAMPDGFSADAAEQVLLDGGNAVDAAIAATFVLAVTYPEAGNIGGGGFMTSFVDGEAAFLDFRERAPIRAHRDMYLDEGGNFQQRLSLVGAKASGVPGTVKGMQEAHARYGSLPWERLLEPAITLADEGFVVPEVLAQMAAYKVADDEGATNFAAYFGKMRAGQVFQQPELAATLRILAADPQDFYTGQPAQQLVAQMAASGGLISMKDLAQYEAQWREPIRATWREYEIVSAPPPSSGGLALVQLLKMRDFAGEHFSKRWHNDAGYVHLLAEIEKRVFADRAEYLGDPDFVDVPLASLLNDDYLRARAAGINPQAISPITAVPAGLESSDTTHFSIRDGEGNAVALTYTLNWEFGSGVVVVGAGYLLNNEMDDFSAKVGVKNGFGVIGNGRNAIEPGKRMLSSMTPTILLRDGEPALVVGTPGGSTIFTSVFQVVLNLVAFDMPLQQAVDSLRFHHQLPDAGLIRHDQWDIPASTKEGLEALGYQVEPNSWGNLGDIQAIAVSDGKVSAAADARGRGVARLVLVPDRVQTD from the coding sequence ATGATGCTACTGCGAACATGCCTTGTTTTCACGATATTTGTTGCAGCTACCGGTGTTCGCGCGGGGACGGGTGCTGTGGCCATGCCGGATGGGTTTTCCGCCGATGCGGCCGAGCAGGTGCTCCTGGATGGTGGGAACGCTGTCGACGCGGCGATCGCAGCTACCTTTGTCCTGGCGGTGACGTATCCAGAGGCAGGCAACATCGGTGGCGGTGGCTTTATGACCAGCTTTGTCGACGGTGAGGCTGCGTTCCTTGATTTTCGCGAGCGGGCGCCGATCAGGGCCCACCGCGATATGTATCTGGATGAGGGCGGCAATTTCCAGCAGCGGCTGTCCCTCGTTGGAGCCAAGGCATCTGGTGTTCCGGGAACAGTGAAGGGCATGCAGGAGGCGCATGCCCGTTACGGCAGCTTGCCCTGGGAGCGCCTTCTGGAGCCCGCGATTACCCTGGCCGATGAGGGCTTTGTAGTGCCCGAAGTATTGGCGCAGATGGCAGCTTATAAGGTCGCGGATGATGAGGGTGCTACCAACTTCGCAGCTTACTTCGGCAAGATGCGAGCAGGTCAGGTATTCCAGCAGCCGGAACTGGCGGCAACCCTGAGAATTCTTGCAGCGGATCCCCAGGATTTCTACACAGGGCAGCCGGCGCAGCAGTTGGTCGCGCAGATGGCTGCCAGCGGCGGCCTGATTTCAATGAAAGACCTCGCTCAATACGAAGCGCAATGGCGTGAGCCGATCCGGGCGACCTGGCGCGAGTATGAAATAGTCTCGGCTCCGCCGCCCAGCTCAGGCGGTTTGGCGCTGGTGCAGTTACTCAAGATGCGGGATTTTGCCGGCGAGCATTTCAGTAAGCGCTGGCACAACGACGCTGGCTATGTGCACTTGCTGGCAGAAATCGAGAAACGGGTCTTTGCCGACCGAGCTGAATACCTTGGTGACCCTGACTTCGTCGATGTGCCTCTGGCCAGTCTGTTAAATGACGACTATCTTCGGGCGCGCGCAGCCGGTATTAATCCTCAGGCGATCTCTCCGATCACTGCAGTCCCCGCTGGCCTGGAATCCAGTGACACCACCCATTTCTCGATCCGGGACGGGGAGGGCAATGCTGTAGCGCTCACCTACACCTTGAATTGGGAGTTTGGCTCAGGTGTGGTTGTTGTTGGTGCCGGCTATCTCCTCAACAACGAGATGGATGATTTCAGTGCCAAGGTTGGGGTGAAGAACGGCTTTGGTGTGATTGGGAATGGCCGCAATGCTATTGAGCCGGGCAAACGCATGCTCTCGTCGATGACACCCACGATTCTATTGCGCGACGGAGAGCCGGCTCTGGTTGTCGGAACACCGGGTGGAAGTACGATTTTCACCTCCGTGTTTCAGGTGGTACTCAATCTGGTGGCGTTTGATATGCCTCTCCAGCAAGCAGTGGATAGCCTGCGCTTCCACCACCAGTTGCCTGATGCCGGCCTGATCCGCCACGACCAGTGGGACATTCCGGCAAGTACAAAGGAAGGGCTGGAGGCACTTGGCTATCAGGTCGAGCCCAATAGCTGGGGCAACCTTGGAGATATTCAGGCGATTGCGGTGAGTGATGGTAAGGTCAGCGCCGCGGCGGACGCCCGAGGCCGGGGAGTCGCCCGCTTGGTGCTTGTCCCTGATCGGGTGCAAACTGACTAG
- the carA gene encoding glutamine-hydrolyzing carbamoyl-phosphate synthase small subunit, producing MTSPAILVLEDGSVFKGLAIGASGTSVGEVVFNTAMSGYQEILTDPSYARQIVTLTYPHIGNTGTNPEDEESTAIWAAGLVIRDLPLMASNYRNEQGLSEYLQQRNIVGIADIDTRRLTRILREKGAQNGCLMAGADIDEAKALQLAKEFAGLKGMDLAKEVTSSETYSWTEGSWALGSGHATPAEADLPWHVVAYDYGVKRNILRMLVDRGCRLTVVPAQTPASEVLAMNPDGIFLSNGPGDPEPCTYAIEAIKEILQTEIPVFGICLGHQLLALASGAQTVKMKFGHHGANHPVQDVENGTVLITSQNHGFAADEASLPESLRVTHKSLFDGSLQGIHRTDKPAFSFQGHPEASPGPHDAAPLFDHFIELIEAKAGK from the coding sequence TTGACCAGTCCCGCCATTTTGGTCCTTGAAGATGGTAGTGTTTTCAAAGGCTTAGCAATAGGTGCCAGTGGCACGTCCGTTGGCGAAGTGGTGTTCAACACCGCGATGAGCGGTTATCAGGAGATTCTTACAGATCCCTCCTACGCTCGTCAGATCGTCACCCTGACATACCCGCATATCGGCAATACTGGAACCAATCCCGAGGACGAGGAGTCCACCGCGATCTGGGCCGCCGGCCTGGTGATACGCGATTTGCCACTGATGGCGAGCAATTACCGCAATGAACAGGGCCTCTCGGAGTATCTCCAGCAGCGCAATATCGTGGGTATCGCCGATATCGACACGCGCCGCCTGACCCGCATCCTGCGCGAGAAAGGCGCCCAGAATGGTTGCCTGATGGCGGGGGCTGATATCGATGAGGCCAAAGCTCTGCAACTGGCTAAAGAATTTGCCGGCCTCAAGGGTATGGACCTCGCCAAGGAAGTGACCTCCAGCGAAACCTACAGCTGGACTGAGGGCAGCTGGGCGCTGGGTAGTGGCCACGCCACCCCGGCGGAAGCTGACCTGCCCTGGCATGTAGTCGCCTATGACTACGGTGTGAAGCGCAATATCCTGCGCATGCTGGTCGACCGCGGCTGCCGCCTCACGGTGGTGCCCGCCCAGACACCCGCATCCGAGGTTCTGGCCATGAATCCAGACGGTATCTTCCTTTCCAATGGTCCGGGCGACCCCGAGCCATGCACCTATGCCATTGAGGCGATCAAGGAGATTCTCCAGACCGAGATTCCGGTATTCGGTATCTGCCTCGGCCACCAACTGCTGGCCCTGGCTTCTGGTGCCCAGACCGTGAAGATGAAATTCGGCCATCACGGCGCCAACCATCCGGTTCAGGATGTCGAAAACGGTACGGTGTTGATCACCAGCCAGAACCACGGTTTTGCCGCTGATGAAGCCAGCCTGCCGGAATCGCTCCGGGTGACCCATAAGTCACTGTTTGACGGTAGCCTGCAGGGCATTCACCGCACCGACAAGCCAGCATTCAGCTTTCAGGGCCACCCTGAAGCGAGCCCCGGGCCCCACGATGCGGCGCCGTTGTTTGACCACTTTATCGAGCTGATCGAAGCCAAGGCAGGGAAGTAA
- a CDS encoding SDR family NAD(P)-dependent oxidoreductase, which produces MAYSNGKCAVVTGAGSGIGRALALQLNREGCALYLSDINEETLAETAGMLERQDLSCDTQKLDVSDRAAFHGWADRIATERNSVDIVINNAGVGLGETVEDMSYENLDWMMGINFWGVVHGTKAFLPLLRKSEQGHLVNISSIFGIIAVPTQSAYNSAKFAVRGFTEALRHELKDSNIHVCCVHPGGIETNIARDSRGGDSTAEERDAQFKQHTRTTAEGAAAQIISAMEKKKVRLLIGNDAKVVSLIARLFPTRYAQVLKLNKLMEGV; this is translated from the coding sequence ATGGCATATTCAAATGGCAAGTGCGCCGTCGTCACCGGCGCCGGCTCCGGCATCGGCCGAGCCCTGGCCCTGCAACTCAATCGCGAAGGCTGCGCGCTATATCTTAGTGATATTAACGAAGAGACGCTGGCAGAAACTGCCGGCATGCTGGAACGGCAAGACCTCTCCTGCGACACCCAGAAACTGGACGTCTCCGACCGCGCAGCGTTCCACGGTTGGGCCGATCGAATAGCCACCGAGCGAAACAGCGTTGATATCGTTATCAACAACGCCGGGGTGGGCCTGGGAGAAACCGTCGAGGACATGAGCTATGAGAATCTGGATTGGATGATGGGGATCAATTTCTGGGGTGTAGTGCATGGCACCAAGGCCTTTCTGCCACTGCTGCGCAAATCGGAGCAGGGACACCTGGTCAACATCTCGTCGATCTTCGGCATCATCGCCGTACCCACCCAATCTGCCTACAATTCTGCCAAATTCGCGGTGCGAGGGTTTACCGAAGCCCTGCGCCATGAGCTTAAGGACAGCAACATCCATGTGTGCTGTGTACACCCAGGTGGCATAGAAACGAATATTGCCCGGGACTCCCGCGGTGGCGATAGCACCGCAGAAGAGCGCGACGCGCAATTCAAGCAACACACTCGCACTACCGCGGAAGGTGCCGCCGCACAAATCATCTCGGCTATGGAAAAGAAGAAGGTCCGTCTGCTAATAGGGAACGACGCGAAAGTTGTTTCTCTAATTGCTCGACTTTTTCCCACACGCTACGCGCAAGTACTTAAGCTGAACAAGTTGATGGAAGGCGTTTGA
- the carB gene encoding carbamoyl-phosphate synthase large subunit yields MPKRTDIQSILILGAGPIVIGQACEFDYSGAQACKALREEGYRVILVNSNPATIMTDPSMADATYIEPIEWQTVARIIADEKPDALLPTMGGQTALNCALDLDKHGVLAEHGVDMIGATKEAIDMAEDRQLFDKAMKRIGLETPRASTAHSLEEAFQVLDSIGFPCIIRPSFTMGGSGGGIAYNRDEFEEICMRGLDLSPTNELLIDESLIGWKEYEMEVVRDKNDNCIIVCAIENFDAMGVHTGDSITVAPAQTLTDKEYQIMRNASLAVLREIGVETGGSNVQFGQCPDTGRLVVIEMNPRVSRSSALASKATGFPIAKVAAKLAIGYTLDELQNDITGGVTPASFEPAIDYVVTKIPRFAFEKFNGADARLTTQMKSVGEVMAIGRTFQESLQKALRGLEVGSSGFEHMIDVDNPDLRDELVSELTNPGAERIWYIGDAFRAGMSIDEVYKYSGVDPWFLVQIEDLIKTEDNLKRVELAEIDAEQMFQLKRKGFSDERLGVLLNSSQRRVRHHRQGLGIRPVYKRVDTCAAEFASATAYMYSTYEEECEAAPSDRDKILVLGGGPNRIGQGIEFDYCCVHAVLAAREDGYETIMVNCNPETVSTDYDTSDRLYFEPVTLEDVLEIVALEKPKGVIVQFGGQTPLKLAQRLEEEGVPIIGTTPDAIDRAEDRERFQQMIDKLGLKQPANTTVRSTEEAVEAAAKIGYPLVVRPSYVLGGRAMEIVYREEDLLRYMTQAVQASEDSPVLLDSFLSSAIEIDIDAVSDGEEVVIGAIMQHIEMAGVHSGDSACSLPPYSLDPAVQDEMREQVKQMALELGVKGLMNVQLAWQDNEIYVIEVNPRASRTVPFVSKCIGRSLAQVAARCMAGQSLASQGFTEEIVPPYYSVKEAVLPFNKFPGVDPILGPEMRSTGEVMGVGDNFATAFAKAQLGGGDAPPKSGTVLMSVRDVDKPGAVDVAKDLVGMGFKLAATGGTADALEQAGLEVRRVNKVLEGRPHIVDMIKNDEADFIINTTEGRRAIEDSAPIRSSAEAHRVFYTTTLAAAEAITMSLQEEGDKKVRRLQDLHGSIS; encoded by the coding sequence ATGCCAAAGAGAACTGATATCCAGAGCATCCTGATCCTCGGAGCAGGTCCGATTGTTATCGGCCAGGCCTGCGAATTCGATTACTCCGGCGCGCAGGCCTGCAAGGCGCTGCGCGAAGAGGGTTACCGCGTCATCCTGGTGAACTCCAATCCGGCCACCATCATGACCGACCCGAGCATGGCCGACGCCACCTATATCGAGCCCATCGAGTGGCAGACGGTAGCGCGTATCATCGCCGACGAGAAACCGGATGCCCTGCTGCCCACGATGGGCGGCCAGACAGCGCTCAACTGCGCGCTCGACCTCGACAAGCACGGCGTACTCGCCGAGCACGGCGTGGATATGATCGGTGCGACCAAAGAAGCGATCGATATGGCGGAAGACCGCCAGTTGTTCGACAAGGCCATGAAGCGCATCGGTCTCGAGACGCCTCGCGCATCCACCGCGCACAGTCTGGAAGAGGCCTTCCAGGTACTCGACAGCATCGGCTTTCCCTGCATCATCCGTCCCTCCTTCACTATGGGCGGCTCCGGTGGCGGTATTGCTTACAACCGCGACGAGTTCGAAGAAATCTGCATGCGCGGTCTCGACCTCTCGCCCACCAACGAGTTGTTGATCGATGAATCGCTGATCGGCTGGAAGGAATACGAGATGGAGGTCGTTCGGGACAAGAACGACAACTGCATCATTGTCTGCGCCATCGAGAACTTTGACGCCATGGGTGTGCACACAGGCGACTCGATCACTGTCGCGCCTGCTCAGACGCTCACCGACAAGGAATACCAGATCATGCGCAACGCCTCGCTGGCGGTGCTGCGTGAAATCGGTGTTGAAACCGGTGGCTCCAATGTCCAGTTTGGCCAGTGTCCGGATACCGGTCGCCTGGTGGTGATCGAGATGAATCCGCGGGTATCCCGCTCCTCTGCGCTCGCGTCCAAAGCGACCGGCTTTCCTATCGCCAAAGTGGCCGCCAAACTCGCCATCGGTTACACCCTCGACGAGTTGCAAAACGATATTACTGGCGGGGTGACTCCGGCCTCTTTCGAGCCGGCGATCGACTATGTGGTCACCAAGATTCCGCGCTTCGCCTTTGAGAAATTCAATGGTGCCGACGCCCGCCTGACCACCCAGATGAAGTCTGTGGGTGAAGTGATGGCGATTGGGCGCACCTTTCAGGAATCACTGCAGAAAGCCCTGCGTGGCCTGGAAGTGGGATCTTCCGGTTTTGAACACATGATCGATGTGGACAACCCGGACCTGCGCGATGAACTGGTCTCGGAATTGACCAATCCGGGTGCCGAGCGCATCTGGTACATTGGCGACGCTTTCCGCGCCGGTATGTCCATCGACGAGGTGTACAAGTACTCCGGTGTGGATCCCTGGTTCCTGGTGCAGATCGAAGATCTCATCAAGACCGAAGACAATCTCAAACGAGTAGAGCTGGCCGAGATCGACGCTGAGCAGATGTTCCAGCTCAAGCGCAAAGGTTTTTCCGATGAGCGCCTGGGAGTGCTGCTGAATTCCTCCCAAAGAAGAGTGCGTCATCACCGACAGGGCCTGGGCATTCGTCCCGTCTACAAACGTGTAGATACCTGTGCCGCCGAGTTCGCCTCTGCAACCGCCTATATGTATTCCACCTATGAGGAGGAGTGCGAGGCCGCGCCATCAGATCGAGACAAGATTCTGGTGCTGGGCGGCGGCCCCAACCGTATTGGCCAGGGCATTGAGTTCGACTACTGCTGTGTGCACGCGGTGCTTGCAGCGCGCGAAGACGGTTACGAAACCATCATGGTCAACTGTAACCCCGAGACAGTCTCAACCGACTACGATACCTCTGATCGCCTCTACTTCGAGCCGGTCACGCTGGAAGATGTACTGGAAATTGTCGCGCTGGAGAAGCCCAAGGGTGTGATCGTCCAGTTCGGTGGCCAGACGCCGCTGAAACTGGCCCAGCGCCTGGAAGAGGAGGGCGTGCCTATTATCGGTACCACTCCTGACGCAATCGATCGCGCCGAGGATCGCGAGCGTTTCCAGCAGATGATCGACAAGCTGGGCCTGAAGCAGCCCGCCAACACAACAGTCCGCAGCACAGAGGAAGCGGTTGAAGCCGCCGCGAAGATTGGCTACCCACTGGTGGTGCGCCCCTCCTATGTCCTCGGTGGCCGCGCGATGGAAATTGTGTACCGCGAGGAAGATCTGTTGCGCTACATGACGCAGGCCGTTCAGGCCTCGGAAGATAGCCCTGTTCTGTTGGATAGTTTCCTCTCCTCCGCTATCGAAATCGATATTGACGCGGTTTCCGACGGTGAAGAAGTGGTTATCGGCGCGATCATGCAGCATATCGAGATGGCTGGCGTTCACTCCGGAGACTCCGCTTGCTCCCTGCCGCCCTACAGTCTGGATCCGGCTGTTCAGGACGAGATGCGCGAGCAGGTGAAACAGATGGCACTGGAGCTGGGCGTGAAGGGCCTGATGAACGTGCAGCTGGCCTGGCAGGACAACGAAATTTACGTGATTGAGGTAAATCCGCGTGCGTCGCGCACCGTGCCCTTTGTATCCAAGTGCATCGGTCGCTCCCTGGCCCAGGTGGCAGCCCGTTGTATGGCTGGGCAATCCCTCGCGTCGCAGGGTTTTACCGAGGAAATCGTGCCGCCGTACTATAGCGTCAAGGAAGCGGTGCTTCCCTTTAATAAATTCCCCGGCGTTGACCCGATTCTCGGCCCGGAGATGCGCTCCACCGGTGAGGTGATGGGTGTCGGCGATAATTTTGCCACGGCCTTCGCGAAGGCCCAGCTGGGTGGGGGCGATGCGCCTCCCAAGTCTGGCACTGTGCTGATGAGTGTGCGCGACGTGGACAAGCCAGGTGCTGTCGACGTGGCCAAGGACCTCGTTGGCATGGGCTTCAAGCTGGCTGCGACCGGCGGAACCGCCGATGCGCTGGAGCAAGCTGGCCTGGAAGTGCGCCGCGTCAACAAGGTACTGGAAGGTCGCCCCCATATCGTCGATATGATCAAGAATGACGAGGCGGACTTCATTATCAACACTACCGAGGGCCGGCGAGCGATCGAAGATTCCGCGCCGATCCGTTCCAGTGCTGAGGCCCACCGCGTGTTTTACACCACCACTCTTGCTGCGGCAGAGGCCATTACGATGTCCCTCCAGGAAGAGGGCGACAAGAAAGTGCGCAGGCTACAGGACCTGCACGGGAGTATCAGTTAA
- a CDS encoding M1 family metallopeptidase has product MLRLMLAALLAVSCGATAAVAVAPGVSHELATSRKATVADVEYDIALKLSADIDEAISGQIAIRFNYTPSGQPLQLDFRESAEKLHQLTVNSRKLPIVFEQEHLLIPAAALTSGPNAITVEFTAGDSSLNRRQEFLYTLFVPDRARTAFPLFDQPDLKAKASLHLDTPSDWTALFNAKLISKEIRGQRAHWQFAQTEPVPTYLLSFVAGRFETITRTVNGREMTMLHRETDSEKVARNVEQVFALHSQSLDWMEQYTGIPLPFEKLDFALIPAFQYGGMEHTGAIQYRASTLFLEADPTQADELRRASLIAHEVAHMWFGNLVTMRWFNDVWTKEVFANFMAAKIVNPAFPELDHDLNFLVRHYPGAYSVDRTAGANPIRQRLDNLNLAGQMYGPIIYQKAPIMMRQLELITGEEGLRQGMQTYLKRYAYGNASWPELIAILDKLSTQDLASWSEVWVDTPGRPQFYAQAEQQEATLKQVDPAGQGRSWPQQFTARTVDGTARRINSSSDTSIAAELLSSETVFNANGYGYGLFPVEPGLLEHWAALTELERGSTLVNLYEAVLEGHIAGQAYIEALLVIAAEEDSALLLDLLLPQLNHLYANFLSPEQQAILLPRIEATLWRSLEAQPSNRRQWYRSYARIAGSAEALTRLEKLWSGELSITGLSLSERDRLSLVQTLAIRVPARAHELIAAQLKQTDNPDNREQLQFLAPTVSASAQVRDAFFKSLADEANRRTEQWVLQGLANLHHPSRREHAQKYLPSTLELLEEIQQTGDIFFPSGWLRTSFASHNSKAAVDAADSFLAARPDYNAQLKMKILQSVDPARRACRSLGECAP; this is encoded by the coding sequence ATGCTCCGGCTGATGCTGGCAGCGCTATTGGCTGTGTCTTGTGGCGCAACGGCGGCCGTCGCTGTCGCGCCTGGTGTTTCGCACGAGCTTGCCACGTCCCGTAAAGCGACAGTTGCCGATGTCGAATACGATATCGCGCTCAAACTATCGGCCGACATCGACGAGGCAATTTCAGGGCAAATAGCTATTCGCTTTAACTACACGCCGAGCGGGCAGCCACTTCAGCTCGACTTTCGCGAATCGGCAGAAAAACTACACCAGCTAACCGTAAACAGCCGCAAGCTGCCCATTGTGTTTGAACAGGAGCACCTGCTGATTCCGGCCGCGGCTCTGACCAGCGGCCCAAATGCCATCACTGTCGAATTCACCGCCGGTGATAGCTCTCTCAATCGCCGACAAGAGTTTCTCTACACGCTCTTCGTGCCAGACCGTGCGCGCACTGCTTTTCCCTTGTTCGATCAACCGGATCTCAAGGCGAAAGCGAGCCTTCACCTGGACACGCCGAGCGACTGGACAGCCCTGTTCAACGCGAAGCTCATCAGCAAGGAAATCCGAGGCCAACGCGCCCACTGGCAGTTTGCCCAGACTGAACCTGTTCCCACCTACCTGCTCTCCTTCGTCGCGGGCCGTTTCGAGACCATCACCCGCACGGTAAATGGCCGGGAAATGACTATGCTGCACCGCGAAACAGACAGCGAAAAGGTCGCGCGCAATGTCGAGCAAGTCTTTGCACTGCACAGTCAGAGCCTGGACTGGATGGAGCAATACACGGGAATTCCCCTGCCATTTGAGAAGCTGGACTTCGCTCTGATCCCCGCCTTCCAGTACGGGGGCATGGAGCATACAGGTGCCATCCAGTACCGCGCTTCCACACTTTTTCTGGAGGCCGACCCCACCCAGGCGGATGAGCTGCGCCGCGCGAGCCTGATCGCCCACGAAGTCGCGCATATGTGGTTTGGCAACCTGGTCACCATGCGCTGGTTCAACGATGTATGGACCAAGGAAGTGTTCGCCAATTTCATGGCGGCTAAGATCGTCAATCCGGCCTTTCCAGAGCTGGACCACGATCTCAACTTTCTGGTGAGGCACTATCCGGGCGCGTACAGCGTGGACCGCACCGCCGGCGCCAACCCCATTCGGCAGCGCCTGGACAATCTCAACCTGGCCGGCCAGATGTACGGCCCGATTATCTACCAGAAAGCGCCCATCATGATGCGCCAGCTGGAACTAATTACCGGTGAAGAAGGATTGCGCCAGGGTATGCAGACCTACCTGAAGCGCTATGCCTACGGCAACGCAAGCTGGCCCGAGCTGATCGCCATTCTGGACAAACTAAGCACACAGGATCTGGCCAGTTGGAGCGAGGTCTGGGTGGACACACCCGGACGCCCCCAGTTTTATGCCCAAGCTGAACAACAGGAGGCAACTCTCAAACAGGTGGATCCCGCTGGACAGGGTCGCAGTTGGCCACAGCAATTCACCGCGCGCACCGTCGATGGCACAGCCAGGAGGATCAACTCGAGCAGTGATACGTCTATCGCCGCAGAACTGCTCAGCTCCGAAACAGTGTTCAATGCCAACGGTTATGGTTACGGCCTGTTCCCGGTTGAGCCAGGCTTGCTGGAACATTGGGCAGCACTGACGGAGCTCGAGCGGGGCTCGACCCTGGTCAATTTATATGAGGCGGTACTGGAAGGGCATATCGCGGGACAGGCCTACATTGAAGCCCTGTTGGTTATCGCAGCAGAGGAAGACTCGGCGCTATTGCTGGATTTGCTGCTCCCACAACTGAATCACCTCTACGCCAACTTTCTCTCCCCGGAACAGCAGGCGATACTGCTGCCTCGCATCGAGGCAACTCTGTGGCGTTCACTAGAGGCGCAGCCCAGTAACCGGCGCCAGTGGTACAGAAGTTACGCAAGAATTGCCGGCTCGGCGGAAGCACTTACGCGGCTGGAAAAGCTGTGGAGCGGCGAACTGAGTATCACGGGGCTCTCACTATCCGAACGGGATCGACTCTCGCTGGTGCAGACCCTGGCAATTCGGGTCCCCGCACGGGCACATGAACTCATCGCGGCACAGTTGAAACAGACGGATAATCCCGACAATCGCGAGCAGCTGCAATTCCTCGCGCCCACGGTTTCGGCCAGTGCCCAAGTGCGAGACGCGTTTTTCAAATCGCTTGCCGATGAAGCGAACCGACGCACCGAACAGTGGGTACTGCAGGGACTGGCAAACCTGCACCATCCCAGCCGTCGAGAGCACGCGCAGAAATATTTACCGTCAACCCTGGAACTGCTAGAAGAAATCCAGCAAACCGGCGATATATTCTTCCCCTCCGGCTGGCTGCGCACCTCCTTCGCCAGCCACAATTCAAAAGCCGCCGTGGACGCTGCCGACAGTTTCCTGGCAGCCAGGCCAGACTACAATGCCCAGCTCAAAATGAAGATTTTGCAATCGGTAGATCCAGCTCGACGCGCCTGCCGCTCGCTTGGAGAGTGCGCGCCCTAG
- a CDS encoding FeoA family protein translates to MRTSLWSLKAGDRCTIVGYDDALADKYRIRLMEFGFHAGESVACLQSPAFGAPKVYQVSNTVYSLDDEVATHVRVQRDDNNE, encoded by the coding sequence GTGCGCACATCCCTATGGTCACTCAAGGCGGGAGACCGTTGCACAATTGTGGGTTACGACGACGCGTTGGCCGATAAATACCGTATTCGGCTGATGGAGTTTGGTTTTCACGCGGGCGAGAGTGTGGCCTGCTTGCAGTCGCCGGCTTTTGGTGCACCCAAGGTCTATCAGGTCAGTAATACCGTCTACTCCCTCGACGATGAAGTCGCCACCCACGTGCGGGTTCAGCGAGACGATAACAATGAGTAG
- a CDS encoding YSC84-related protein → MTRTLQSLFATAMVLLTLQTAHADEFDDAKKTFINAGESAAYFDNCYGYALFPTIGKGGMGIGGAHGKGRVYAGGAQVGDTKMSQLSIGWQLGGQAYSQVIFFEDKRAFEDFTSGNFEFGAQATAVAITASAGAQANTGGGTQTSVAGGKNDASTASLGYRKGMAVFTIAKGGLMYEAAIAGQKYSYDPK, encoded by the coding sequence ATGACTAGAACACTCCAATCCCTGTTCGCCACTGCGATGGTGCTACTCACTCTGCAGACGGCCCACGCCGACGAATTTGATGACGCCAAAAAGACCTTCATCAATGCCGGCGAAAGCGCTGCATACTTCGATAACTGCTACGGCTACGCCCTGTTTCCCACTATCGGCAAGGGTGGAATGGGCATTGGCGGGGCACACGGCAAGGGCCGTGTCTACGCAGGTGGTGCGCAAGTCGGCGATACTAAAATGAGTCAGCTCTCTATCGGTTGGCAGCTCGGCGGACAAGCTTATAGCCAGGTGATCTTCTTCGAGGACAAACGCGCGTTTGAGGACTTCACCTCGGGCAATTTCGAGTTCGGCGCGCAAGCGACGGCTGTAGCGATCACTGCATCTGCAGGCGCGCAGGCCAATACGGGAGGTGGCACCCAGACAAGCGTAGCGGGCGGCAAAAACGACGCATCGACCGCGTCACTCGGTTATCGCAAAGGTATGGCTGTGTTCACTATTGCCAAGGGTGGCCTGATGTATGAGGCGGCGATTGCCGGCCAGAAGTACAGCTACGACCCGAAATAA